In Cololabis saira isolate AMF1-May2022 chromosome 4, fColSai1.1, whole genome shotgun sequence, one DNA window encodes the following:
- the LOC133442214 gene encoding zinc finger protein 239-like, translated as MDRDQNQDQDQDQDQDSIRTGAGCSSAGLQKHKGKDRPTSYRCDHCKKVLISSSGLKIHKRIHTGDKPFSCDQCGAAFNQQSYLRIHQRIHTGDKPFKCDECGAAFSRQGNLRTHQRIHTGDKPFRCDQCGKAFYHQGNLSAHQFIHTGDKPFICDQCGKAFTTSSCLRIHRRIHTGDKPFRCDECGTTFTQQVHLRTHQSIHAGYKPFRCDQCEAAFSHQGNLRNHQRVHTGDKPYRCDQCGKAFTTSSCLRIHQRIHSGNKPFRCDECGAAFTQQSHLKTHRNIHTGEKPFKCDQCGAVFTTSSNLKRHQRIHSG; from the coding sequence aaacataaaggcAAAGACAGACCCACAAGTTATCGCTGTGATCACTGCAAGAAAGTCCTCATCTCTTCATCAGGTCTGAAGATACACAAGaggattcacactggagataaaccgttcagctgtgatcagtgtggagcagcttttaacCAACAAAGTTATCTAAGGAttcaccaacgcattcacactggtgataaaccattcaaatgtgatgagtgtggggcagcttttagcCGACAAGGTAATCttaggactcaccaacgtattcatactggagataaaccattcagatgtgatcagtgtgggaaaGCTTTTTATCATCAAGGTAATCTAAGTGCTCACCAatttattcacactggagataaaccgttcatatgtgatcagtgtggcaaagcttttaccacatcaagttgTCTAAGGATTCAccgacgtattcacactggtgaTAAACCCTTCAGATGTGATGAGTGTGGGACAACTTTTACCCAACAAGTtcatctaaggactcaccaaagTATTCACGCTGGATATAAAccattcagatgtgatcagtgtgaagCAGCTTTTAGTCATCAAGGTAATCTAAGGAatcaccaacgtgttcacactggagataaaccatacagatgtgatcaatgtggcaaagcttttaccacatcaagttgTCTaaggattcaccaacgtattcacagtGGTAATAAACCCTTCAGATGTGAtgagtgtggggcagcttttacccaacaaagtCATCTAAAGACACACAGAAATATTCATACTGGAGAGAAACCATTCAAatgcgatcagtgtggggcagtttttaccacatcaagtaatCTAAAGaggcaccaacgtattcacagtGGATAA